In Thalassoglobus sp. JC818, a single window of DNA contains:
- a CDS encoding DUF4440 domain-containing protein, which yields MSDIDGIRQTAREYAQAFQQGDLDRMETLLTEDFIAMPADQPAFRGRDVVFEQIRNDLETMTIVELSFEVEEVESSGNFACAIGRSHAELIMTEEPDTPVKIDGKFLWILRKSDDGRWLLARDSCSGNGSAAE from the coding sequence ATGTCAGACATTGACGGAATTCGTCAAACAGCGAGAGAGTACGCCCAGGCCTTTCAGCAGGGAGATCTCGATCGCATGGAGACACTTCTCACTGAAGACTTCATTGCCATGCCGGCTGATCAACCGGCATTTCGTGGTCGAGACGTCGTCTTCGAACAGATTCGAAACGACCTCGAGACAATGACGATCGTCGAGCTGAGTTTCGAAGTCGAGGAAGTTGAAAGTAGCGGTAATTTCGCCTGCGCGATCGGACGTTCTCATGCTGAACTGATCATGACAGAAGAGCCGGACACTCCCGTCAAAATCGACGGGAAGTTTCTTTGGATTCTCCGAAAGTCCGATGACGGAAGATGGCTCTTGGCGCGGGACAGCTGTAGCGGAAATGGCTCTGCCGCTGAGTGA
- a CDS encoding HAD family hydrolase: MPKFRLTVAALFALFLHGLQVPSAYSQDDPLPSWNDGPTKSAIIEFVESVTREGSPTFVRPIDRIAVFDNDGTLWPEDPIPFQLAFALDELKRLAPSHAEWKDNPVLQAGLTGDTATILKYGEKGLIEILDASHTKITTTEFDKRVRNWSRTAKHPRFKRPYLDLTYQPMQEVLRYLRANKFKTWIVSGGGADFMRVWSRRVYGIPPEQVIGSVGNTKFGMQDGLPVLIKEPGVSFVDDKTGKPVGIHRQLGRRPIAAFGNSDGDLEMLQWTTIERKPSFALIVHHTDAEREYAYDAHPKSSGKLVKALEQAKGNGWVVVDMKNDWATIFSPEK; encoded by the coding sequence ATGCCAAAATTCCGTCTCACAGTCGCTGCACTATTCGCACTTTTCTTGCATGGACTACAGGTTCCATCAGCTTACAGCCAGGACGATCCTCTCCCCTCCTGGAACGATGGACCAACGAAGTCCGCGATTATTGAGTTTGTCGAATCGGTCACCCGCGAGGGGAGTCCAACGTTCGTTCGCCCGATTGATCGAATCGCCGTTTTTGACAACGACGGAACTCTGTGGCCAGAAGATCCGATTCCTTTCCAACTCGCGTTCGCTTTGGACGAACTGAAACGCCTCGCTCCGTCACATGCTGAATGGAAAGACAATCCCGTTCTGCAAGCGGGTTTAACCGGTGACACAGCGACGATTCTCAAGTACGGCGAAAAAGGGCTGATCGAAATTCTGGATGCTTCACACACCAAGATCACAACGACTGAGTTTGATAAGCGGGTTCGAAACTGGAGCAGAACAGCGAAGCATCCTCGTTTCAAACGTCCCTATCTTGATCTGACTTATCAACCGATGCAGGAAGTTCTCCGTTACCTGCGCGCCAACAAATTCAAAACCTGGATCGTCTCAGGTGGTGGGGCTGACTTCATGCGAGTCTGGTCACGCAGAGTTTACGGAATTCCTCCTGAGCAAGTAATCGGTTCGGTCGGTAACACGAAGTTCGGAATGCAAGACGGACTGCCAGTCCTCATCAAAGAACCCGGCGTTTCCTTCGTCGACGACAAAACCGGCAAGCCCGTCGGAATTCATCGGCAATTGGGACGTCGCCCGATCGCTGCGTTCGGGAACTCCGATGGTGATCTCGAAATGCTCCAATGGACGACAATTGAACGAAAGCCAAGTTTCGCATTGATCGTGCATCACACCGACGCAGAACGCGAATACGCTTACGACGCTCATCCCAAGAGTAGCGGAAAACTGGTCAAAGCACTCGAGCAAGCCAAAGGTAACGGTTGGGTTGTCGTCGACATGAAGAACGACTGGGCCACCATCTTCTCGCCTGAAAAGTAA
- a CDS encoding ATP-binding protein: MFELIADSIHENLTVGELPLYEASVSAHSNTEAVAEFFQNNELLPGVAVVQPDSGSLIGMVSRDRCLDILSRPFGQELYLKKPVRHLAVSEGKPLVVSETVGVHQAAQSALSRSPDRVFEPLVVAREDSRFSILDTRLVLTAQSALLELAAKTVKEQKELAEAANQSKSEFLANMSHEIRTPLTAILGFAEELSEEDQSQQQRLEYIETILRNGEHLLQLINDLLDLSKIESTQAELEQIATDTEPFFSDVLQLLAVRAEKKDLELTGRYETKVPTQILFDPTRVRQILVNLIGNALKFTEEGGVRVAVGYEALTETSGSLILAVEDTGIGMTSEQMDRLFHRFTQADGSTTRRYGGTGLGLSISRRLARMMGGDVDVQSDVGIGSCFTANVVVEVSPQTEWIAAGTHVSPRVQKPERTIKPIQNLPDCQLLLVEDSEDNQVLLSRILTRAGATVSIASNGQEALDVVFDDPNRFDLILMDMQMPIKDGYTATRELRESGWSRPIIALTANAMKGDSENCLAAGCNDYATKPIDREHLFGLIKRMVSPNDMSNETELKLQNNDQPSSVPEATAARPADALTFDEGLARERCGGDEELLEEIMTIFHESLDHEIYQLRAAWTAEDRSTVIRLAHTLKNSADNIGASAASRIAQSLEVKLSSPDQSLDKLTPVRDELETTFNKLKQDVERYLSRCHA; the protein is encoded by the coding sequence ATGTTTGAGCTGATTGCAGACTCGATTCATGAAAACCTGACTGTCGGTGAGCTTCCGCTCTACGAAGCTTCGGTCTCTGCCCACTCGAATACAGAAGCTGTCGCTGAGTTCTTTCAGAACAACGAGTTGCTCCCCGGAGTGGCTGTTGTGCAGCCCGATTCCGGGTCACTGATCGGAATGGTTTCTCGCGATCGATGCCTCGACATTCTGAGCCGCCCCTTCGGGCAGGAACTTTATCTCAAGAAACCCGTTCGACATCTCGCTGTTTCAGAAGGTAAACCGCTCGTCGTCAGCGAGACTGTTGGCGTCCATCAAGCTGCCCAATCTGCTCTCTCAAGGTCACCCGACAGAGTCTTCGAACCGCTGGTTGTCGCTCGGGAAGACTCACGATTCTCAATCCTCGACACCCGACTGGTCCTCACAGCTCAATCCGCCCTGCTCGAACTTGCCGCGAAAACGGTTAAGGAACAGAAAGAACTCGCCGAAGCTGCGAATCAGTCCAAGAGCGAATTTCTGGCGAATATGAGCCACGAAATCCGCACGCCGCTCACAGCGATTCTCGGGTTTGCCGAAGAACTGTCTGAGGAAGACCAGAGCCAACAACAGCGTCTCGAATACATCGAAACGATTCTTCGCAATGGAGAACATCTCCTCCAATTGATCAACGACCTGCTCGACTTGTCGAAAATTGAATCGACTCAGGCAGAGTTGGAACAAATCGCGACCGATACGGAACCGTTCTTCAGTGATGTCCTGCAACTCCTTGCGGTTCGAGCCGAGAAGAAAGATCTCGAACTGACCGGGCGATACGAAACGAAGGTCCCCACGCAAATTCTGTTCGACCCGACACGAGTCCGGCAGATTCTCGTCAACCTGATCGGGAACGCACTGAAGTTTACCGAAGAGGGAGGAGTTCGTGTGGCGGTTGGGTACGAGGCACTGACCGAAACGAGTGGATCGCTGATCCTCGCCGTCGAAGATACTGGCATCGGAATGACTTCAGAGCAGATGGACCGACTGTTTCATCGATTCACACAAGCGGACGGGTCAACCACTCGCCGCTATGGGGGAACAGGACTCGGCCTTTCGATTAGTCGCCGACTCGCACGCATGATGGGCGGAGACGTTGACGTTCAAAGTGATGTCGGAATCGGAAGCTGTTTCACCGCGAATGTCGTTGTCGAAGTCTCCCCGCAGACCGAATGGATCGCTGCCGGCACACACGTTTCTCCGCGAGTTCAGAAACCCGAGCGAACAATCAAGCCGATTCAAAACCTTCCCGACTGTCAGCTCCTCCTTGTGGAAGACAGCGAAGACAATCAGGTCCTACTTTCTCGCATCTTGACGCGCGCCGGTGCCACGGTTTCGATTGCTTCGAACGGACAAGAAGCTTTGGACGTCGTCTTTGATGATCCAAATCGATTCGACCTGATCCTGATGGACATGCAAATGCCGATCAAGGATGGCTACACCGCGACGCGAGAGCTTCGCGAATCTGGCTGGTCGCGGCCGATCATCGCACTCACTGCCAATGCGATGAAAGGTGATTCAGAAAACTGCCTCGCAGCTGGCTGTAATGACTACGCGACGAAACCAATCGACCGGGAACATCTCTTCGGGCTCATCAAACGCATGGTCTCTCCTAACGACATGTCGAACGAAACCGAACTTAAGCTGCAGAACAACGATCAACCTTCATCAGTTCCCGAAGCGACTGCAGCACGACCTGCGGACGCACTCACATTCGATGAAGGACTCGCCAGAGAAAGATGCGGTGGCGATGAAGAACTGCTCGAAGAGATCATGACGATCTTTCACGAGTCACTCGATCACGAGATCTATCAACTTCGCGCAGCCTGGACTGCTGAGGATCGATCAACCGTGATACGGCTCGCCCACACTTTGAAGAATTCCGCCGACAACATCGGAGCTTCGGCCGCCTCGCGGATCGCTCAATCGCTTGAAGTGAAGCTGTCTTCACCGGACCAATCGCTCGACAAGTTGACGCCGGTTCGAGACGAATTAGAAACCACTTTCAACAAGCTCAAACAGGATGTTGAACGGTATCTGTCTCGCTGTCACGCTTAG
- a CDS encoding endonuclease/exonuclease/phosphatase family protein has product MNRILTLTLAFSFSVLIALVDFASCEEVVHRWRTQQQWAVPEAHQAAAADEKFFYAISSREIAKYDRKTGERVAVSSGPAEHLNSGILWNGQLLSAHSNYPKKPEESRIVSCDLETMKLKTFHEFLESEGSLTWVVRHDDHWWCHFAFYGPENAKSYLAKFDENWNEVQRWNYPDSVIQQLGNYSLSGGIWHSGEILASGHDDPVLFRFAVDPNSKTLTFRGIQATPFSGQGFASDPVTGGLIGIHRRNKEVHLTGPLETGIRMTVMTYNIHHAEGTDGVLDPSRIANIIRSSNADLVALQEVDRKTTRVDGRDLLAEIATETKLHFAFGKSIEFSGGEYGNAILSRWPIENHQTALLPRLNDGEQRSMLIADVAIEGKESGITFVSTHLDHRSDDAERFLSVEQINSHFEKSNKTPILLAGDFNDTTSSRSVKELLKKWKMTNTDVLPTIPSRKPTRQIDFIFASPPTAWEVLSTRVLNEPKASDHLPVVSTVEVFLKPAN; this is encoded by the coding sequence GTGAACAGAATTTTGACTCTGACATTAGCCTTCAGCTTCTCGGTTCTCATTGCTCTCGTCGATTTTGCATCGTGCGAGGAAGTCGTGCATCGATGGCGAACTCAACAGCAGTGGGCAGTTCCGGAAGCACATCAGGCAGCTGCCGCTGACGAGAAATTTTTCTATGCGATTTCGAGTCGTGAAATCGCGAAGTATGACCGAAAGACGGGCGAGCGGGTTGCGGTCAGTTCAGGTCCTGCCGAGCATCTGAACAGCGGGATTCTGTGGAACGGACAGTTGCTGTCTGCTCACTCCAACTACCCGAAGAAACCGGAAGAGAGCCGGATTGTCTCATGTGACCTTGAGACCATGAAGCTGAAAACGTTTCACGAGTTCCTGGAGAGCGAAGGCAGCCTGACCTGGGTTGTTCGTCACGACGATCACTGGTGGTGCCACTTTGCTTTTTATGGCCCTGAAAACGCGAAGAGTTACCTCGCCAAGTTCGACGAGAATTGGAATGAAGTTCAGCGGTGGAACTACCCTGATTCGGTCATTCAGCAATTAGGAAACTACAGCCTGTCGGGCGGCATCTGGCACTCAGGTGAAATTCTTGCTTCTGGACATGATGATCCGGTCTTGTTTCGATTCGCCGTCGATCCCAATTCGAAGACGTTGACCTTTCGCGGCATTCAGGCAACGCCTTTTTCCGGACAAGGGTTTGCAAGCGATCCAGTTACCGGTGGACTGATTGGGATTCATCGCCGCAACAAAGAAGTTCATCTCACAGGTCCACTTGAAACGGGCATTCGGATGACTGTGATGACTTACAATATTCATCACGCAGAAGGGACGGACGGAGTTCTCGATCCATCTCGCATCGCAAATATCATCCGCTCATCGAATGCTGATCTCGTCGCTCTTCAGGAAGTGGATCGCAAAACAACCCGTGTCGACGGACGAGATTTACTCGCTGAAATCGCGACTGAAACGAAGCTCCATTTTGCGTTCGGGAAGAGCATTGAGTTTTCAGGAGGAGAATATGGAAACGCAATTCTCTCACGGTGGCCAATTGAAAACCATCAAACTGCACTACTGCCGCGACTCAATGATGGCGAACAGCGAAGCATGCTGATTGCCGATGTCGCGATCGAAGGCAAGGAAAGCGGGATCACTTTCGTCTCGACACATCTCGATCATCGTTCAGACGACGCTGAACGATTTCTTTCAGTCGAACAGATCAATTCGCACTTCGAAAAGTCCAATAAGACTCCAATCCTTCTCGCTGGCGACTTCAATGACACCACTTCAAGTCGGAGCGTGAAAGAACTGCTCAAGAAGTGGAAGATGACGAATACCGACGTGCTGCCGACAATTCCTTCGCGGAAGCCAACTCGTCAGATAGACTTCATCTTTGCTAGTCCGCCAACTGCGTGGGAGGTGCTCTCGACTCGCGTTCTCAACGAACCCAAAGCGTCTGACCATCTTCCCGTCGTCAGCACAGTCGAGGTGTTTTTGAAACCGGCGAATTGA
- a CDS encoding glycosyl hydrolase: MYGEDVSYQKTMGDIDIVYHDGVYHLFHLVLPNHDFIAHAVSEDALNWERVENALFIGHPGSWDDHMLWTMHVTPDPWNPGMWRMFYTGLSRKDHANIQRIGIAQSRDLIHWEKMSDNWFQEHRDGCESMQPMISAPYDPDGPCPIEAAGPHYESSLKEGRHWVSFRDPFFYTDEKRNLLLMAARIPDGPVIRRGCVGLYEEVAENQFVPRPALHVPGLYDDVEVPNLFQLNDRYYLVGSIREDAKIRYWHSRSPDGPWSNYFDNVLLAKGNYAGRISFDDKGPLVWSFYTQNDVRTVSNLMPPPKRLSVNGDGRLRVRSFEGYDELVKSTVELNGLLPVSYLVPSTECESTANREEERLSLSTVGGFQGFLFSQRVECFRFSGRMKLDGLGKCGILFRTDAETFSGYHLSLDLLKGVAQLRAWGERPGGSTEHAFRFESLQSAFWKSDGRPEWEFSLLNVRHYIEFSINGNVLLSLSDKTYRRGQLGCYVESACLRLEDLLLEHLDSPPDPFDQLSTS; this comes from the coding sequence ATGTATGGAGAGGACGTTTCCTACCAGAAAACAATGGGTGATATCGACATTGTCTACCATGACGGTGTGTATCACCTGTTCCATCTTGTCCTTCCCAATCACGACTTCATCGCCCACGCGGTCAGCGAAGATGCATTGAACTGGGAGCGTGTTGAGAACGCTTTGTTCATCGGTCATCCGGGAAGTTGGGATGATCACATGCTGTGGACGATGCATGTCACTCCCGATCCCTGGAACCCGGGTATGTGGAGAATGTTCTACACCGGGCTGTCTCGAAAAGACCATGCGAACATCCAACGGATCGGAATTGCGCAAAGCCGTGATTTAATCCATTGGGAAAAGATGAGCGACAACTGGTTCCAGGAACATCGCGACGGTTGCGAATCGATGCAGCCTATGATCTCTGCTCCTTATGATCCCGATGGCCCCTGCCCGATTGAAGCTGCCGGACCTCATTACGAGTCGTCGCTCAAAGAAGGTCGTCACTGGGTCAGTTTTCGCGATCCGTTCTTTTACACCGACGAAAAGAGAAACCTGCTGCTAATGGCAGCCCGAATTCCGGATGGCCCGGTCATCCGCCGCGGGTGCGTTGGGCTCTATGAGGAGGTGGCAGAAAACCAGTTCGTGCCGCGTCCGGCGCTTCACGTTCCCGGTCTCTATGATGACGTTGAAGTTCCGAATCTGTTTCAGCTCAATGATCGATACTATCTGGTCGGCAGCATTCGCGAGGATGCAAAAATTCGCTACTGGCACAGTCGCTCGCCGGACGGCCCGTGGTCAAACTACTTCGACAACGTCCTCTTGGCCAAGGGCAACTACGCTGGCCGCATCAGCTTTGATGACAAAGGACCACTGGTCTGGAGCTTCTACACGCAAAACGATGTGCGAACTGTCTCCAACTTGATGCCGCCTCCGAAGCGACTGTCGGTCAACGGCGATGGTCGACTGCGTGTTCGTTCGTTCGAAGGTTACGATGAACTGGTCAAGTCGACAGTCGAGTTGAACGGGTTGCTTCCCGTTTCTTATCTGGTCCCCTCGACCGAGTGCGAATCAACCGCCAATCGCGAAGAGGAACGTCTTTCGCTCTCGACCGTCGGCGGATTTCAGGGTTTTCTGTTCTCGCAGCGTGTTGAGTGCTTTCGGTTTTCTGGCCGCATGAAACTCGATGGTCTCGGCAAATGCGGAATTCTGTTTCGGACGGATGCAGAGACCTTCAGTGGGTATCACCTTTCTCTCGACCTCTTGAAAGGTGTCGCCCAACTTCGTGCCTGGGGAGAACGCCCCGGAGGTTCTACGGAACATGCGTTTCGATTTGAGTCTCTGCAATCCGCCTTTTGGAAGAGTGATGGAAGGCCGGAGTGGGAATTTAGTCTTCTCAACGTTCGCCATTACATCGAATTCTCGATCAATGGCAACGTGTTGCTGAGCCTGTCGGACAAGACCTATCGACGCGGACAGCTCGGATGTTATGTCGAGTCGGCATGCTTACGACTTGAAGATCTGCTGCTCGAACACCTGGACTCACCACCGGACCCGTTCGATCAATTGTCGACTTCCTAG
- a CDS encoding BamA/TamA family outer membrane protein: MDRVIDDTRRWAPLPRFRRCINHLVTAAILLGWMGSTVCAQRPFPGAAPSNGIPSASVPAERPAPPVAQVAGQESERKAALQRLLATEPQTPNSNSIQQVEFDVETLLEDPVVEIVVEGNHTIHTSAVLRMVETRLGRAPSAREIQQDVAKLLRTRWFLDVKPFYRQTAQGLVLVFEVIERPMLRSVQYVGNKKIKTSELEAHTGLRTEMSGYFPAFDVSANREAVQRIKSLYAEKGYRFAKVTLQKGGEKTDRDVVFVIEEGPKVKVRDINFHGNDFVSKAILTTKISTKTPVDDLELGPLDIGMGWIGGDYDPDVVRNDVYALKQYYLGLGFFDVDVTVDETISETDGKVTVDFHVSEGQRYVVGDIQVIGNGVINRDALIGDLELESGDHFNSRFLRKDVTAMKDMYDERGHVFAKVEPVPHFRENEPGVVDLTYQIDEDIPRYIGAINIHIRGDHPHTQEHVVRDQVHRFLKPGTLASGRDLRMAQQRVQGSPIWERTEPAVFDLVPVDGLDYLPEVTSRGQSDSTLTPETLFADHSEKDFTVDREHWWQGEQQHVGRIQLPDSVFEDDEEQIQPEVPINRKLRETNESSYVVSPDVIFRGQDEPIIRAQHLDQYGNPIPQDYISGGVSPQGDPFGDALRSPPAPGFVDVNIDVTEGRTGRLMFGVGVNSDAGVVGSLTLQEDNFDILRFPRSWSDIANGQAFRGAGQSFRLEAVPGSQVSRYLASWTDPFFMGTDFSLGLSGFYYNRFYDDWTEDRLGGRISLGYVLNRFWTASTAVRLENVKVRDINSGIGPIPPDLEAVRGDNFLSTVSGTLEYDTRDNAFIPSTGHNVTMSYEQGFGDFSYPRIDLSGSQYLTIYERPDGFGKHIVSFSGQVAWTGDDTPIFERYYAGGYSSFRGFEFRGVTPREGNFEVGGEFMALGSAQYEFPISASDSIRGVVFSDFGTVEEDVSLDQFRVTAGFGARVVVPAMGPAPLAFDFAWPIMKQDFDETRVFSFTVGFTR, from the coding sequence ATGGATCGTGTCATCGATGACACTCGTCGATGGGCGCCACTGCCCCGCTTCCGACGTTGCATCAATCATCTGGTCACCGCTGCCATCCTACTGGGGTGGATGGGATCGACCGTTTGCGCACAGCGACCGTTTCCGGGAGCTGCGCCGTCGAACGGTATTCCGTCAGCGAGTGTGCCTGCTGAGAGACCAGCACCACCAGTCGCTCAAGTGGCTGGTCAAGAATCGGAACGGAAAGCTGCCCTCCAACGACTTCTTGCAACCGAACCGCAGACGCCCAATTCAAATTCGATTCAACAGGTCGAATTCGATGTGGAAACTCTGCTCGAAGATCCTGTCGTCGAGATCGTCGTCGAAGGGAATCATACGATTCACACGAGCGCTGTTCTGCGCATGGTCGAAACGCGCCTCGGACGGGCTCCGTCAGCCCGCGAGATCCAACAGGATGTCGCCAAGCTGTTGCGAACACGCTGGTTCCTTGATGTCAAACCGTTCTACCGTCAGACAGCTCAGGGACTTGTGCTCGTCTTCGAAGTCATCGAACGCCCCATGCTCCGCAGCGTTCAATATGTGGGAAACAAGAAAATCAAGACGAGTGAGCTCGAAGCTCACACCGGACTCCGCACTGAGATGAGCGGATATTTCCCTGCCTTTGATGTGTCTGCCAATCGAGAAGCCGTGCAGCGAATTAAGTCTCTGTACGCTGAGAAGGGTTATCGCTTCGCGAAAGTGACACTTCAGAAAGGTGGCGAGAAAACCGATCGCGATGTTGTGTTTGTGATTGAAGAAGGTCCGAAGGTCAAAGTTCGTGACATCAACTTTCATGGCAACGACTTCGTTTCGAAAGCCATCCTGACAACGAAGATCTCCACAAAGACACCGGTCGACGACCTCGAATTGGGGCCGCTCGATATCGGCATGGGTTGGATCGGCGGAGACTACGATCCCGATGTTGTTCGCAACGATGTCTATGCCCTCAAGCAATACTACCTGGGGCTGGGTTTCTTTGATGTGGATGTGACGGTCGACGAAACGATTTCTGAGACCGATGGAAAAGTGACCGTTGATTTCCATGTCTCTGAAGGTCAGCGATATGTCGTCGGCGACATTCAGGTCATCGGCAATGGTGTGATTAACCGTGATGCACTAATTGGCGACCTGGAGTTGGAGTCGGGCGACCATTTCAATTCGCGGTTCCTTCGCAAAGATGTGACTGCGATGAAAGACATGTACGACGAACGCGGACACGTCTTCGCGAAAGTCGAACCTGTCCCACACTTCCGTGAGAACGAACCGGGTGTTGTGGACCTGACCTACCAGATCGACGAAGACATTCCACGATATATCGGTGCGATCAATATCCACATTCGCGGAGATCATCCGCACACGCAGGAACATGTCGTTCGCGATCAGGTCCATCGGTTCCTCAAACCGGGAACTCTCGCGAGTGGTCGAGACTTGAGAATGGCTCAACAGCGTGTTCAGGGAAGCCCTATCTGGGAGCGAACTGAGCCTGCTGTCTTCGATCTCGTGCCTGTCGATGGGTTGGACTATCTGCCAGAAGTGACATCACGAGGTCAAAGCGACTCAACGCTGACACCGGAGACTCTGTTCGCCGACCATTCCGAGAAGGACTTCACCGTCGATCGGGAACACTGGTGGCAAGGCGAGCAACAGCACGTTGGTCGCATTCAACTGCCTGACTCAGTGTTCGAAGACGACGAAGAACAGATCCAGCCGGAAGTGCCTATTAATCGCAAACTCAGAGAGACAAACGAATCAAGCTACGTCGTCAGTCCTGACGTGATCTTCCGTGGACAGGATGAGCCAATCATCCGTGCACAGCATCTCGATCAATACGGAAATCCAATCCCTCAGGATTACATTTCCGGTGGTGTTTCTCCACAGGGTGATCCATTTGGAGACGCTCTTCGCTCACCGCCTGCACCGGGATTCGTCGATGTGAATATTGACGTGACCGAAGGCCGCACAGGCCGTTTGATGTTCGGTGTTGGTGTGAACAGTGATGCCGGTGTTGTCGGATCGTTGACACTGCAGGAAGACAACTTCGATATCCTCCGCTTCCCACGCAGTTGGTCAGACATTGCCAACGGACAAGCATTTCGTGGGGCAGGGCAAAGCTTCCGATTGGAGGCAGTGCCAGGATCTCAGGTCAGTCGATATCTGGCCAGTTGGACAGATCCCTTCTTCATGGGAACGGATTTCAGTCTCGGCTTGAGCGGATTCTACTACAACCGATTTTATGACGATTGGACAGAAGATCGTCTCGGCGGACGAATCAGTCTTGGCTATGTCCTCAATCGATTCTGGACCGCGTCGACAGCTGTGCGACTTGAGAACGTTAAAGTTCGCGACATCAACTCCGGAATCGGTCCGATTCCTCCCGATCTCGAAGCTGTCCGAGGAGACAACTTCCTGTCGACTGTTTCGGGAACGTTGGAATACGACACTCGTGACAATGCATTCATCCCGTCGACTGGTCACAACGTGACAATGTCGTACGAACAGGGATTCGGAGACTTCTCGTACCCTCGAATCGATCTCTCGGGAAGTCAGTACCTCACCATCTACGAGCGTCCGGACGGATTCGGAAAACACATCGTCTCCTTCAGCGGACAAGTTGCCTGGACAGGTGATGACACGCCGATCTTCGAACGTTACTACGCTGGGGGTTACTCCTCATTCCGTGGTTTCGAATTCCGAGGAGTGACGCCGCGTGAAGGGAACTTCGAAGTGGGCGGTGAATTCATGGCTCTGGGCTCAGCTCAGTATGAGTTCCCGATTTCAGCTTCCGATTCGATTCGTGGAGTCGTCTTCTCAGACTTCGGTACGGTTGAGGAAGATGTCAGTCTCGATCAATTCCGTGTCACGGCAGGTTTCGGAGCACGCGTCGTCGTGCCAGCGATGGGACCAGCACCGTTGGCCTTTGACTTCGCCTGGCCAATCATGAAGCAAGACTTCGACGAAACACGCGTCTTCAGCTTCACAGTCGGATTTACACGCTAA